A single Candidatus Polarisedimenticolaceae bacterium DNA region contains:
- a CDS encoding endonuclease/exonuclease/phosphatase family protein encodes MRLLLWNLNHRVSKKVIPPLTVSAITAARPDVLVLTEYVEGPSHEWFVRELDDAGLSHVLISAEFEGNNRVLIAARRPLFPGPLQAPPLDSSSPPNSLHVVVPELELNVLGIRMPAFEGRGAGRLRNAWWDWMAEAAATIREGQAVLAGDLNTDPERRGPSGGIRLQRLVASGWRRALPLDGHSWWDLRGRGYRLDHVFVTPTLELIGAEYVTRFGDHQLVGRKNGFSSDHAALLVDVQS; translated from the coding sequence GCGATCACAGCCGCGAGACCGGATGTCCTCGTGTTGACCGAGTATGTCGAAGGCCCGTCGCACGAGTGGTTCGTCCGCGAGCTCGACGATGCGGGGCTGTCGCACGTTCTGATTTCGGCGGAGTTCGAGGGCAACAACCGCGTGCTCATCGCCGCACGGCGACCCCTGTTTCCGGGGCCGCTCCAAGCGCCTCCGCTGGACTCGTCTTCGCCCCCGAACTCGCTCCACGTCGTGGTGCCGGAGCTGGAGCTGAATGTCCTCGGCATTCGGATGCCGGCGTTCGAAGGCCGGGGCGCGGGGCGCCTCCGGAACGCGTGGTGGGACTGGATGGCCGAGGCAGCGGCGACGATCCGCGAGGGCCAAGCCGTACTGGCGGGCGACCTCAACACGGACCCTGAGCGGCGCGGGCCTTCCGGTGGCATTCGCTTGCAGCGCCTGGTAGCAAGCGGATGGCGACGCGCACTTCCTCTCGACGGGCACAGCTGGTGGGACCTCCGCGGTCGCGGCTATCGGTTGGACCACGTCTTCGTTACCCCGACTCTCGAGCTGATCGGTGCCGAATACGTCACCCGATTCGGGGATCACCAGCTCGTCGGGAGGAAGAACGGGTTCTCGTCAGACCATGCTGCGCTCCTTGTCGACGTTCAGAGTTGA
- a CDS encoding addiction module protein encodes MSREFDELLREALSLPADERSALAGALIDSLDTTTDPDAEVAWIMEIARRNREIDEGTVLPIPWAEARRRLVGQ; translated from the coding sequence ATGAGTCGCGAATTCGATGAGCTGCTTCGGGAGGCGCTGAGTCTTCCAGCGGACGAGCGGTCTGCTCTTGCCGGCGCGCTCATCGACAGCCTTGATACGACAACCGATCCGGATGCCGAGGTCGCGTGGATCATGGAGATCGCGCGTCGCAACCGGGAGATCGATGAGGGCACAGTCCTACCGATTCCGTGGGCCGAGGCCAGGCGGCGCCTCGTCGGTCAGTAA